One Physeter macrocephalus isolate SW-GA chromosome 19, ASM283717v5, whole genome shotgun sequence genomic window carries:
- the FZD10 gene encoding frizzled-10: MQRPGPRLWLVLQVMGSCAAISSMDMERPGDGKCQPIEIPMCKDIGYNMTRMPNLMGHENQREAAIQLHEFAPLVEYGCHGHLRFFLCSLYAPMCTEQVSTPIPACRVMCEQARLKCSPIMEQFNFKWPDSLDCSQLPNKNDPNYLCMEAPNNGSDEPARGSGMFPPLFRPQRPHGAQEHQLKGGGPGRAGCANAGKFRHVEKSASCAPLCTPGVDVYWSRDDKHFAAAWLAVWSVLCFLSSAFTVLTFLVDPARFRYPERPVIFLSMCYCVYSVGYIIRLFAGAESVACDRDSGQLYVIQEGLESTGCTLVFLVLYYFGMASSLWWVILTLTWFLAAGKKWGHEAIEANSSYFHLAAWAIPAVKTILILVMRRVAGDELTGVCYVGSMDIDALTGFVLIPLACYLIIGTSFILSGFVALFHIRRVMKTGGENTDKLEKLMVRIGVFSVLYTVPATCVIACYFYERLNVEYWKILATQHKCKMNNQTKNLDCLMAASIPAVEIFMVKIFMLLVVGITSGMWVWTSKTLQSWQNVCSRRFKKKSRRKPASVITSSGIYKKAQHPPKTHLGKYEIPAQPPTCV; the protein is encoded by the coding sequence ATGCAGCGCCCGGGCCCCCGCCTGTGGCTGGTCCTTCAGGTGATGGGCTCGTGCGCCGCCATCAGCTCCATGGACATGGAGCGTCCGGGCGACGGCAAGTGCCAGCCCATCGAGATCCCGATGTGCAAGGACATTGGCTACAACATGACCCGCATGCCCAACCTGATGGGCCACGAGAACCAGCGCGAGGCCGCCATCCAGCTGCACGAGTTCGCGCCGCTGGTGGAGTACGGCTGCCACGGCCACCTCCGCTTTTTCCTGTGCTCCCTGTACGCGCCCATGTGCACCGAGCAAGTgtccacccccatccccgcctGCCGGGTCATGTGCGAGCAGGCCCGGCTCAAGTGCTCCCCGATCATGGAGCAGTTCAACTTCAAGTGGCCCGACTCGCTGGACTGCAGCCAACTCCCCAACAAGAACGACCCCAATTACCTGTGCATGGAGGCGCCCAACAACGGCTCGGACGAGCCCGCGCGGGGCTCGGGCATGTTCCCGCCGCTCTTCCGGCCGCAGCGGCCGCACGGCGCGCAGGAGCACCAGCTGAAGGGCGGGGGGCCCGGGCGCGCCGGCTGCGCCAACGCGGGCAAGTTCCGCCACGTGGAGAAGAGCGCGTCGTGCGCGCCGCTCTGCACGCCGGGCGTGGACGTCTACTGGAGCCGCGACGACAAGCACTTCGCCGCGGCCTGGCTGGCCGTCTGGTCTGTGCTCTGCTTCCTGTCCAGCGCCTTCACCGTGCTCACCTTCCTCGTGGACCCGGCGCGCTTCAGGTACCCCGAGCGCCCCGTCATCTTCCTCTCCATGTGCTACTGCGTCTACTCGGTGGGCTACATCATCCGCCTCTTTGCGGGCGCCGAGAGCGTCGCCTGCGACCGGGACAGCGGGCAGCTTTACGTCATCCAGGAGGGGCTCGAGAGCACGGGATGCACCCTGGTCTTCCTGGTCCTCTACTACTTCGGCATGGCCAGCTCCCTGTGGTGGGTGATTCTTACCCTCACCTGGTTCTTGGCCGCGGGCAAGAAGTGGGGCCACGAGGCCATCGAGGCTAACAGCAGCTACTTCCACCTGGCCGCCTGGGCCATCCCGGCCGTGAAGACCATCCTCATACTGGTAATGCGCAGGGTCGCGGGGGACGAGCTGACCGGCGTCTGCTACGTGGGGAGCATGGACATCGACGCCCTCACCGGCTTCGTCCTCATCCCGCTGGCCTGTTACCTCATCATCGGCACTTCCTTTATCCTCTCGGGCTTCGTGGCCCTTTTCCACATCCGGAGGGTGATGAAAACGGGTGGGGAGAACACGGACAAACTGGAAAAGCTCATGGTGAGGATAGGGGTCTTCTCCGTGCTCTACACGGTGCCGGCCACCTGTGTGATCGCCTGTTACTTTTACGAACGCCTCAACGTGGAGTACTGGAAAATCCTGGCCACGCAGCACAAGTGCAAAATGAACAACCAGACTAAAAACCTGGACTGTCTGATGGCCGCCTCCATCCCCGCGGTGGAGATCTTCATGGTGAAGATTTTCATGCTGCTGGTGGTGGGCATCACCAGCGGCATGTGGGTCTGGACATCCAAGACCCTGCAGTCCTGGCAGAACGTTTGCAGCCGCAGGTTCAAGAAGAAGAGCCGAAGGAAACCGGCCAGCGTGATCACCAGCAGTGGAATTTACAAAAAAGCCCAGCATCCCCCAAAAACCCATCTTGGGAAATATGAAATCCCTGCCCAGCCTCCCACCTGCGTGTGA